Proteins from a single region of Paraburkholderia sp. PGU19:
- a CDS encoding DHA2 family efflux MFS transporter permease subunit — MNPSTQTAPAPFTGGKLVLATLAVALATFMNVLDSSIANVAIPTISGNLGVSVDEGTWVITLFSAANAIAIPLTGWLTQRVGQIKLFVISILLFVFSSWLCGIAPNLVVLLAARILQGLVAGPLTPLSQAILLASYPKEKSSTALSLWAMTATVGPIAGPALGGWITDSYSWSWIFYINIPVGMFAAGVTWMLYRDRESLTRKLPIDKIGLLSLIVWVASLQIMLDKGKDLDWFNSPVICTLTAIAAVSFIFFLIWEFTEKSPIVDLRLFAGQNFRGGTIAISVAYGVFFANLVLLPQWIQGYLGYRSVDAGLVTAPLGIFAVLLAPVMAKIMPKSDARVLATLAFLGFAGVFFMRSQYTTGVDPYTLIMPTLLQGIPMALFFTPLTAIILSGLPAEKIPAAAGLSNFVRIFAGGVGTSLISTGWNNRTILHHAQLAEQSSVNNPDYTNALTSIHATLGGSMDQARAFFEQSLNAQAAMLGLNDIFWLSAMIFIVIIPLIWLTKPRKGGGGGAAAAGAH, encoded by the coding sequence ACGCAAACCGCACCGGCTCCGTTCACAGGCGGCAAGCTGGTCCTCGCGACACTTGCCGTCGCGCTCGCGACGTTCATGAACGTGCTGGATTCGTCCATCGCGAACGTTGCGATTCCCACCATTTCCGGCAATCTCGGCGTCTCCGTCGATGAAGGCACATGGGTGATCACGCTGTTTTCGGCGGCCAATGCCATTGCCATTCCGCTGACGGGCTGGCTCACGCAGCGCGTCGGCCAGATCAAGCTGTTCGTGATCTCGATCCTGCTGTTCGTGTTCTCGTCGTGGCTGTGCGGCATCGCGCCGAACCTGGTGGTGCTGCTGGCCGCGCGAATCTTGCAGGGCCTCGTGGCGGGACCGTTGACACCGCTTTCGCAGGCCATTCTGCTCGCTTCGTATCCGAAGGAGAAAAGCTCGACAGCATTGTCGCTGTGGGCGATGACGGCGACCGTCGGCCCGATTGCGGGCCCCGCGCTCGGCGGCTGGATCACCGACAGCTACAGCTGGTCATGGATCTTCTATATCAACATTCCCGTCGGTATGTTCGCTGCGGGCGTGACCTGGATGCTCTATCGCGACCGCGAATCGCTGACGCGCAAATTGCCCATCGACAAGATCGGTTTGTTGTCGCTGATCGTCTGGGTTGCATCGCTGCAGATCATGCTCGACAAGGGCAAGGATCTCGACTGGTTCAACTCGCCCGTGATCTGCACGCTCACGGCTATCGCGGCCGTCAGCTTTATCTTTTTCCTGATCTGGGAGTTCACGGAAAAGAGCCCGATCGTCGATCTGCGGCTCTTCGCGGGGCAGAATTTTCGGGGCGGGACGATTGCGATTTCGGTGGCGTATGGCGTGTTCTTCGCGAACCTCGTGCTGTTGCCGCAGTGGATTCAGGGCTATCTCGGCTATCGTTCAGTGGACGCGGGTCTCGTGACCGCGCCGCTTGGCATCTTCGCCGTGCTGCTCGCGCCCGTGATGGCGAAGATCATGCCGAAGTCCGATGCACGGGTACTCGCGACGCTGGCCTTCCTCGGCTTTGCAGGCGTGTTCTTCATGCGCTCGCAATACACGACGGGCGTCGACCCCTATACCCTGATCATGCCGACGCTGCTGCAAGGCATTCCCATGGCGCTCTTTTTTACGCCGCTGACCGCGATCATCCTGTCGGGCCTGCCTGCCGAAAAGATTCCCGCCGCAGCGGGCCTGTCGAACTTCGTGCGGATCTTCGCCGGCGGTGTGGGCACGTCGTTGATCTCGACGGGCTGGAACAACCGGACGATTCTGCATCACGCGCAACTCGCGGAACAGTCGAGCGTGAACAACCCCGACTACACGAACGCGCTCACCAGCATTCACGCGACGCTCGGCGGCAGCATGGATCAGGCCAGAGCGTTTTTCGAGCAATCGCTCAATGCGCAGGCCGCGATGCTCGGCTTGAATGACATCTTCTGGTTGTCGGCGATGATCTTCATCGTGATCATTCCGCTGATCTGGCTGACGAAGCCGCGCAAGGGCGGCGGTGGTGGCGCAGCGGCAGCGGGCGCGCACTGA
- a CDS encoding tetratricopeptide repeat protein, with product MKPLDNPFVPLLWAVRFLCRHVLYLGIVVPLILVAAFYLGPRIVALCGVWFDPLTLVQPIEVSDDFRRQGYTNQTLQHLLVDTLSDVRKEAESVTPANDTENVLAEFKLPDFTVPGTGLSVRPLIEFARTLLKRDSSVYGSVVGSPSSFAVMLTLRDPDGRTVALGNDVPPDTGAKPNVTNESLAMRHALRQAATTILLHQSPLLHASYLMQMEQKRCLQGNAPCQFDDVRERFAQIAAGSGRDASGASREEAAWAMLALSKLDTYARDYEGSIRHARNIVDRSEELHSWKRVRPWAYYNWGVALTDMGCYQQAADVLRRAVELHKDYAPAHNALGRAWLALAQRPTLAGAAPQGPGDYRAAAVRELRLAIEKNPGYQEAYVNLGDALRLPSMKTGLVPAATLDEARDAYRTAVALDIDDAGRAYERLTTLGDSAFVKVAARITRGRAQCATGMARSLLESWGCSDAQIEPGATRDARDMQPAAMHAAANHQTCNKPELTLPAKGMTGNMNKANGMIEVKNIDETPKPRDADSSRRAIAQQQRG from the coding sequence ATGAAACCACTCGACAACCCGTTCGTCCCGCTGCTCTGGGCCGTCCGGTTCCTGTGCCGTCACGTGTTGTATCTCGGCATCGTCGTGCCGCTGATCCTCGTCGCCGCGTTTTATCTCGGGCCGCGCATCGTCGCGCTGTGCGGCGTGTGGTTCGATCCGCTGACGCTCGTCCAGCCGATCGAGGTCTCCGACGATTTCCGGCGACAGGGCTACACCAATCAGACCTTGCAGCACCTGCTCGTCGATACGCTCAGCGACGTGCGCAAGGAAGCCGAATCCGTCACGCCCGCCAACGACACCGAAAACGTGCTCGCCGAGTTCAAGCTGCCCGACTTCACGGTCCCCGGGACGGGGCTGTCGGTTCGTCCGCTGATCGAATTTGCGCGCACGCTGCTCAAGCGCGATTCGTCGGTATATGGCAGCGTCGTCGGCTCGCCGTCGTCGTTTGCGGTGATGCTGACGCTGCGCGATCCCGATGGCCGCACCGTCGCGCTCGGCAACGACGTGCCGCCCGACACGGGTGCGAAGCCCAACGTGACCAACGAATCGCTGGCCATGCGGCATGCGCTGCGTCAGGCCGCCACGACGATCCTCCTGCATCAGAGCCCGCTGCTGCACGCGTCGTATCTGATGCAGATGGAGCAGAAGCGCTGCCTGCAAGGCAATGCGCCGTGCCAGTTCGACGACGTGCGCGAGCGCTTCGCGCAGATCGCGGCGGGATCGGGCCGGGACGCGTCGGGTGCGTCAAGGGAAGAAGCGGCGTGGGCCATGCTCGCGCTGTCGAAGCTCGACACCTATGCGCGCGACTACGAAGGCTCGATCCGTCACGCGCGAAACATCGTCGACAGGAGCGAAGAACTGCATTCATGGAAGCGCGTGCGTCCGTGGGCGTACTACAACTGGGGCGTCGCGCTGACCGACATGGGTTGCTATCAGCAGGCCGCCGACGTGCTCAGGCGCGCGGTCGAACTGCACAAGGACTATGCGCCTGCGCATAACGCGCTGGGACGTGCGTGGCTCGCGCTGGCGCAACGGCCGACGCTCGCGGGCGCGGCGCCGCAAGGACCTGGCGACTATCGCGCGGCGGCCGTACGCGAACTGAGGCTTGCGATCGAGAAGAATCCGGGCTACCAGGAGGCGTATGTGAATCTCGGCGATGCGCTGCGGCTGCCGTCGATGAAAACGGGCCTCGTACCCGCGGCAACGCTCGACGAAGCGCGCGACGCGTACCGCACCGCCGTTGCGCTGGACATCGACGATGCAGGCCGCGCTTATGAGCGGCTTACGACGCTGGGCGACAGCGCGTTCGTGAAGGTCGCGGCGCGCATCACGCGCGGCCGTGCGCAGTGCGCGACGGGGATGGCGCGCTCGCTGCTCGAATCGTGGGGATGCAGCGACGCGCAGATCGAACCAGGCGCGACCAGGGACGCACGCGACATGCAGCCTGCCGCGATGCACGCCGCAGCCAATCATCAAACGTGCAACAAGCCCGAACTGACGCTGCCCGCCAAAGGCATGACCGGCAACATGAACAAGGCCAATGGCATGATCGAAGTGAAGAATATCGACGAGACGCCGAAGCCGCGCGATGCCGATTCGAGTCGCCGCGCCATCGCGCAGCAGCAACGCGGTTGA